In Methanobacterium spitsbergense, the following proteins share a genomic window:
- a CDS encoding DUF2769 domain-containing protein, protein MGKSTFAEINTDEMCQCNKCPVFSENNLSTRYYCRLGKEG, encoded by the coding sequence ATAGGTAAATCAACATTTGCTGAAATAAACACAGATGAGATGTGTCAGTGCAATAAATGTCCAGTTTTTAGTGAAAATAATCTTTCAACAAGATATTATTGTAGATTAGGAAAAGAAGGCTAA
- a CDS encoding arginine deiminase family protein: MKAKINAEWDHLSKVAVHSPGIEMYFGLLDPFASLYERSFSMKDALKEHELLIYTLKHEFKIDIIPLKETIIEQADKSTPIHEKLINLAFKNLHYTGDITEVDRAKEEVEKNKKILDSNYYFNTVLLNPNVELKSSTGTRMIHLHVTENEPLTNLYFMRDQQAVTDKGIVISRMSKPQRRREPQLTKFLWNSLKMPIACEIKDPGTFEGGDFIPMKEFSLIGVGDRTNMSGVEQILQEGLNYNEVGVVQQPKHPLLPAVKNDLMINMHLDTYFNVASDGVVVGCEPLLKNAPVAIYYRENQGEYVKSKEQTNLHDYIVSKGFEIIDITTLEYLAYASNFLCVKNGTIVSVEVDRIVKDVINSLKDKAADNPEIYGNLLMQVKKDYKYLCNEGQFFPHKKEIYQHDIDAYPLNLINLTGGYGGAHCMTCALRRR; encoded by the coding sequence ATGAAAGCTAAAATAAACGCCGAATGGGATCATCTAAGTAAAGTTGCAGTGCATTCTCCTGGAATAGAAATGTACTTTGGACTTTTAGATCCATTTGCATCCCTATATGAAAGATCCTTCAGCATGAAAGATGCATTAAAAGAACACGAACTACTTATTTACACCTTAAAACATGAATTCAAGATTGATATAATCCCATTAAAGGAAACTATAATTGAACAAGCCGATAAATCAACCCCAATTCATGAAAAACTCATTAATTTAGCATTTAAAAATCTGCATTATACAGGAGACATTACCGAAGTTGATCGTGCTAAAGAAGAAGTAGAAAAAAATAAGAAAATATTAGATTCAAATTACTACTTTAACACCGTTCTTTTAAATCCTAATGTTGAACTGAAATCAAGTACAGGCACAAGGATGATACATCTACATGTAACTGAAAATGAACCTCTAACAAATCTTTATTTTATGAGGGACCAACAGGCAGTTACAGATAAAGGAATAGTAATTTCAAGAATGTCCAAACCCCAGCGAAGAAGAGAACCACAGCTAACCAAATTTTTATGGAATTCTCTTAAAATGCCTATCGCATGTGAAATTAAGGATCCGGGCACATTTGAAGGCGGAGACTTTATTCCTATGAAAGAATTTTCCTTAATCGGTGTTGGAGATCGTACTAATATGTCTGGTGTTGAACAAATACTCCAAGAGGGTTTAAATTACAATGAAGTTGGTGTGGTTCAACAACCAAAACATCCATTATTACCAGCTGTAAAGAATGATTTGATGATAAATATGCATTTAGACACATATTTCAATGTTGCTTCCGATGGAGTTGTTGTTGGATGTGAACCATTATTAAAGAATGCCCCAGTTGCGATATATTACAGGGAAAATCAAGGAGAATATGTTAAATCAAAAGAGCAAACAAATCTTCATGATTATATTGTGTCCAAGGGTTTTGAAATCATTGATATTACTACCCTAGAGTATCTTGCTTATGCATCTAACTTCCTATGTGTGAAAAATGGTACTATTGTTTCTGTTGAAGTTGATCGTATTGTGAAAGATGTGATAAATAGTTTAAAGGATAAAGCAGCTGATAATCCGGAAATATATGGAAATCTTTTAATGCAGGTAAAAAAGGATTATAAATATCTATGTAATGAAGGTCAGTTCTTCCCTCATAAAAAAGAGATTTATCAACATGATATTGATGCTTACCCACTGAACTTGATAAATCTCACAGGAGGATATGGAGGAGCCCACTGCATGACATGTGCACTTAGAAGACGCTAA
- the arcC gene encoding carbamate kinase: protein MTVNILVSLGGNAILKHTDIGTAEEQLKNTKQTSSIIIELLREGYHVALTHGNGPQVGDILLSYDLAKEILPPMPLDVCVAQSQGMIGYMLQISLKNSLKDKDIEKSVVTILTQTLVHKDDPRLKIPSKPIGPYYTAKEASKLRERGWSMVEDSGKGYRRIVPSPLPIGFIEESSIKSLFEKGELIIASGGGGIPVIKNENGHLQGLEAVVDKDHTSSLLASLIGAEILLILTDVDKVSINYGKPYQQDLDHMTVSMANKYLKEGHFPSGNMGPKIESIINFLENGGKKAIITSIENVFDALKGNAGTTITLI, encoded by the coding sequence ATGACTGTAAACATATTGGTTTCATTGGGTGGAAATGCAATACTCAAACACACAGATATAGGTACTGCTGAAGAACAACTAAAAAACACGAAGCAAACTAGCAGCATTATCATTGAATTGTTAAGGGAAGGTTATCATGTTGCATTAACCCATGGTAACGGACCACAAGTAGGTGATATTCTGTTGTCATACGATCTTGCAAAGGAAATTTTACCACCAATGCCATTAGATGTATGTGTGGCTCAATCACAGGGAATGATAGGTTACATGTTGCAGATTTCATTAAAAAATTCATTAAAAGACAAGGATATCGAAAAGTCTGTTGTTACTATTCTCACCCAAACTCTTGTTCATAAAGATGATCCACGTTTAAAAATTCCTTCAAAACCTATAGGCCCCTATTATACTGCTAAAGAAGCATCTAAACTTCGTGAAAGGGGTTGGTCAATGGTTGAAGATAGTGGAAAGGGATATCGTAGGATTGTGCCTTCACCACTACCAATAGGATTTATAGAAGAATCGTCAATTAAATCATTATTTGAAAAAGGGGAATTGATAATTGCGTCTGGTGGTGGCGGTATTCCTGTTATTAAAAATGAAAATGGTCATTTACAGGGATTAGAGGCAGTAGTAGATAAGGATCACACTTCATCCCTTCTAGCTTCTTTGATTGGTGCTGAAATACTTCTTATTTTAACTGATGTTGATAAGGTTTCAATTAATTATGGAAAGCCATACCAACAAGATCTTGACCATATGACAGTTTCAATGGCAAATAAATATCTTAAAGAAGGGCATTTCCCATCAGGAAATATGGGACCAAAAATAGAATCCATAATAAATTTTCTCGAAAATGGAGGTAAAAAAGCCATTATAACATCTATAGAAAATGTTTTTGATGCTTTAAAGGGCAATGCCGGTACTACTATTACCCTAATCTAG